From a single Lactococcus carnosus genomic region:
- a CDS encoding STAS-like domain-containing protein, translating into MVTLRIKDILDSHYTNGDGEKLNEIILHEFSNDNSVRVSFDGITEVNSSFVNSAFIQLLEENYDFNYIKNHLTFSETNKQINSLILSRFKFETTKN; encoded by the coding sequence ATGGTCACTTTAAGAATAAAAGATATATTAGACTCTCACTATACTAATGGCGACGGAGAGAAATTAAACGAAATCATTTTACATGAATTCAGCAACGATAATTCGGTTAGGGTATCTTTTGATGGCATAACTGAAGTTAACTCTTCTTTTGTAAATTCTGCATTCATTCAACTTCTAGAAGAAAACTATGATTTTAATTATATAAAAAACCACTTAACATTTAGCGAAACAAATAAACAAATAAATTCATTAATATTGAGCAGATTTAAGTTTGAGACAACTAAAAATTAA
- a CDS encoding SAM-dependent methyltransferase has product MLDKTIYKQIFKASFDAPIDVEFWDGEQVNYGDGEPIAKIKLNEIIPIKDIMAHASLTFGEAYMDGKIEIDGDLQQLVTTVYEAKDSFMNNSKFSKLIPKRSHSEKVSKEDVQSHYDIGNEFYQMWLDPTMTYSCAYFASETDSLEDAQWNKVHHILNKLHAKPNETLLDIGCGWGTLIFTAAKEYNLEATGVTLSQEQYDFVTAKIKSEGLEGRVHVYLKDYREIKQTYNHVTSVGMFEHVGKENLQEYFEQVNNRLADDGTALIHGITGQHDGAGVDAWINKYIFPGGYIPNIAENIGHILNTSLQLDDVEPLRRHYQKTLEMWTANFHDVKAAVVDAYGERFYRMWDLYLQACAASFESGNIDVVQYLLTKGASGKNLPMTRSYIYHADVAHGVK; this is encoded by the coding sequence ATGTTAGACAAAACAATCTACAAACAAATATTTAAAGCAAGTTTTGACGCCCCAATCGACGTTGAATTCTGGGATGGTGAACAAGTAAATTATGGTGATGGTGAACCCATTGCTAAAATCAAGCTGAATGAAATCATCCCAATCAAAGATATTATGGCCCATGCATCGCTTACCTTTGGTGAAGCTTACATGGATGGTAAAATCGAAATTGATGGTGATTTACAACAGTTAGTCACGACAGTTTATGAAGCAAAAGATAGCTTTATGAACAATTCTAAATTCTCAAAGCTCATTCCAAAACGCTCACATTCTGAAAAAGTGAGTAAGGAAGATGTACAAAGTCACTATGACATCGGCAATGAATTTTATCAAATGTGGTTAGACCCAACGATGACTTATTCATGTGCTTATTTTGCCAGTGAAACTGATTCTTTAGAGGATGCACAATGGAATAAAGTGCACCACATTTTAAATAAATTACACGCAAAACCAAATGAAACGTTACTCGATATTGGCTGTGGCTGGGGGACTTTAATTTTCACCGCAGCAAAAGAGTATAATCTTGAAGCGACTGGCGTGACATTGAGTCAAGAACAATATGATTTTGTTACAGCAAAAATAAAATCAGAAGGCTTAGAAGGCCGTGTACATGTCTATCTAAAAGACTATCGTGAGATCAAGCAAACCTATAATCATGTAACTTCAGTAGGTATGTTTGAACATGTTGGTAAAGAAAACCTACAAGAATATTTTGAGCAAGTGAATAATCGCCTAGCAGACGATGGAACAGCATTAATTCATGGGATTACTGGACAGCACGATGGTGCAGGTGTGGATGCATGGATTAATAAGTACATCTTCCCAGGTGGTTATATTCCAAATATTGCAGAGAATATCGGCCACATTCTCAATACGTCACTCCAATTGGATGATGTTGAGCCGCTTCGTCGTCACTATCAAAAGACGCTTGAAATGTGGACAGCAAATTTCCATGATGTCAAAGCCGCAGTGGTTGACGCATATGGTGAACGCTTCTATCGGATGTGGGACTTGTATTTGCAAGCCTGTGCCGCCTCATTTGAGTCTGGTAATATCGATGTAGTGCAATATTTACTCACAAAAGGTGCATCTGGTAAAAATTTACCAATGACACGTTCTTATATTTATCATGCCGATGTGGCACATGGTGTCAAGTAA
- a CDS encoding ATPase, T2SS/T4P/T4SS family produces the protein MVQKLAKALLQAAVSFGASDVYILPVETTFAVSFRRSESRKHYITCSAAEGQSLISHFKFTAGMNVGEKRRPQLGACTYEIGERSLRLRLSTAGDFENRESLVIRLLPDQAHPLLFWDKATLLSLKTAVVSRGLYLFSGPVGSGKTTLMHHVAKTNFADKQVITIEDPVELVRPELLQFQLNEAIGNTYDSLIKLSLRHMPDLVIVGEIRDSTTARAVIRASLTGYTVFSTIHAKSVRGVYASFTKS, from the coding sequence ATGGTTCAGAAATTAGCAAAAGCACTCTTACAAGCGGCAGTTAGCTTTGGTGCAAGCGATGTCTACATTTTACCAGTTGAGACGACGTTTGCAGTTAGCTTTAGGCGTTCGGAGAGTCGTAAGCACTATATCACTTGTTCAGCTGCTGAGGGGCAAAGTTTAATCTCACATTTCAAATTTACAGCTGGTATGAACGTTGGCGAAAAGCGACGCCCGCAGTTAGGTGCCTGTACCTATGAGATTGGTGAGCGCAGTCTGAGGCTAAGACTATCTACAGCAGGGGATTTTGAAAACCGAGAAAGTCTGGTCATTCGATTATTGCCAGATCAAGCGCATCCCCTCTTGTTTTGGGATAAAGCGACGCTTCTATCACTGAAAACGGCGGTAGTCAGTCGGGGGCTTTATCTATTTTCAGGACCAGTGGGTTCCGGGAAGACGACACTGATGCACCATGTTGCAAAAACCAATTTTGCAGATAAACAGGTCATTACGATAGAAGACCCAGTAGAACTTGTCAGGCCAGAGCTTTTGCAATTCCAACTCAATGAAGCGATTGGCAACACCTATGATAGTTTAATTAAATTATCTCTTAGACACATGCCGGATCTTGTCATTGTAGGAGAAATTCGAGATAGTACGACGGCTCGTGCGGTCATACGGGCTAGTTTGACGGGCTACACGGTATTTTCGACGATCCATGCCAAATCTGTTCGTGGTGTATATGCTAGCTTTACCAAAAGCTGA
- a CDS encoding PolC-type DNA polymerase III has protein sequence MNELFNKLMDQLEMPVEIRNNPVFKGNIDKVEVHAVSKIWHFYLAFPAILPIGLYKELVYRLEMAFSNIAKTELTIITSDARYDEALLNDYLPTIFEQPGCDTPSFTAIFKKYKFIAGEQAIDAQLLVGELSNLTYFVTHYFPVMEKHYQGFGFTDLHITPKIDYELTDRLVAEYEKKSEAALADILANQPEPSFSNEPAFQTAKEENLSPTHLALGKEIKASDTVFQMQDVVNEEANVVFEGYVFAAEHKVFKNRTTGKESHMLEVKMTDYSSSFIIQKWGRKPEEQAMFDLVKKGMWLKVKGSVQMDQYKHELVMSVRDMVEIKAKNIRKDLMPDDQKRVEFHAHTNMSTMDAITDVSDLVAQAARWGHEAIAITDHAGAQSFPHAHSAGKKNGVKILYGIEANLVEDRVPIAYNEDDSELSDATYVVFDVETTGLSAVYNKLIQVAASKMHKGNVIEQFDEFIDPGHPVSEFTTQLTGITDDMVSGSKPLEEVLVAFQAFCQGSILVAHNATFDVGFMNINYQRYDLPVITQPVIDTLEFARNLYPEIKRHGLGPLTKRFQVSLENHHLANFDAEATGRLLFIFLNDAKEKFKITLLSDLNTKVVDENSYKRARVKHATIYAKTQAGLKNLFKLISFSNVNYFAGVPRIPKSVLETYREGLIIGSACSEGEVFEAVTNKSFDDALKIADYYDFIEIMPPAVYRPLIAKETIKDEVELQRILKDMIKLADTLGKPVLATGNVHYLNPEDAVYREIIVRSMGPGAVINRPVGRGEHAMPAPLPDVHFRTTNEMLDAFAFLGEAVARQIVIENTQKMAASFDVLTPVREDLYTPYIPESEEKMAKLTYEKSHAIYGNPLPDIVDLRIEKELNSIIGNGFSVIYLISQILVERSNNRGYLVGSRGSVGSSFVATMTGITEVNPLPPHYVCPDCQFSEFFTEGQYGSGFDMPEKQCPNCGNRLKKDGHDIPFETFLGFKGDKVPDIDLNFSGADQPSAHLDVREIFGADYAFRAGTIGTVAEKTAFGFVKGYERDYGHYYRGAEIERLAAGSTGVKRTTGQHPGGIIVIPGYMDVYDFSPVAFPAEDVNAEWQTTHFDFHAIHDNILKLDILGHDDPTMIRKLQDLSGMDASTIPMDDPDVMKIFAGTEVLGVTPEQIFSKTGTLGVPEMGTTFVRGMLEETKPSTFAELLQISGLSHGTDVWLGNAQELIKQGIANLAKVIGCRDDIMVYLIHAGLDESMAFTIMERVRKGMWNKMGDEERDTYIAAMRENNVPEWYIDSCSKIKYMFPKAHAAAYIMMALRVAYFKVHMPIYYYCAWFSIRANAFDLKVMGDGLPAVKSKMAEIRGKGFEASNVENALFGTLELCNEMLERGFKFGKLDLYRSEASEFIIEGDTLIPPFSAMDGLGGNVARQLVKAREDGEFLSKTELRKRAGVSQTLVDKMDEMGILGNMPEDNQLSLFDDLF, from the coding sequence ATGAACGAGTTATTTAATAAATTAATGGATCAGCTAGAGATGCCGGTCGAGATACGTAACAACCCAGTATTTAAGGGCAATATCGACAAGGTAGAAGTGCACGCGGTTAGTAAAATCTGGCACTTTTATTTGGCTTTTCCAGCCATTTTACCGATTGGCTTATATAAGGAACTTGTTTATCGGCTAGAGATGGCTTTTTCAAATATTGCCAAAACAGAGTTAACGATCATCACGAGTGATGCGCGCTATGATGAAGCCTTACTGAATGACTATTTGCCCACTATTTTTGAGCAACCTGGATGTGATACACCGAGTTTCACTGCGATTTTCAAGAAATATAAATTTATTGCTGGTGAGCAGGCAATTGATGCCCAGCTTTTAGTTGGTGAGCTATCAAATTTAACCTATTTTGTGACCCATTATTTTCCAGTGATGGAGAAACATTATCAGGGATTTGGCTTTACTGACTTGCATATTACGCCCAAAATTGATTATGAGCTAACCGATAGATTGGTTGCTGAATATGAGAAGAAATCTGAGGCAGCCCTAGCTGATATTCTTGCCAATCAACCAGAGCCATCTTTTTCAAATGAACCAGCATTTCAGACAGCAAAAGAAGAGAATTTATCGCCTACTCACCTCGCTTTAGGTAAAGAAATCAAAGCATCGGATACCGTTTTCCAGATGCAGGATGTGGTAAATGAAGAGGCCAATGTCGTTTTTGAAGGCTATGTATTTGCGGCTGAGCACAAGGTTTTTAAAAATCGGACCACTGGCAAGGAAAGTCACATGCTTGAAGTCAAAATGACTGACTATAGCAGTTCCTTTATTATCCAAAAATGGGGGAGAAAACCGGAAGAACAAGCCATGTTTGACTTAGTTAAAAAAGGCATGTGGCTAAAGGTTAAAGGCAGTGTTCAGATGGACCAGTACAAGCATGAGCTTGTCATGAGTGTCCGAGATATGGTCGAAATTAAGGCCAAAAATATCCGCAAGGATTTGATGCCTGATGATCAAAAACGGGTTGAATTTCACGCGCACACCAACATGTCAACGATGGATGCCATTACTGATGTATCGGATTTAGTTGCCCAAGCTGCACGGTGGGGACATGAAGCGATTGCCATTACTGACCATGCTGGTGCCCAAAGTTTTCCGCATGCGCACTCAGCAGGCAAGAAAAATGGCGTTAAGATCCTTTACGGGATTGAAGCTAATCTAGTTGAAGACAGAGTGCCGATTGCCTATAATGAAGATGATAGTGAGCTATCTGACGCGACCTATGTCGTCTTCGATGTGGAAACAACAGGCCTTTCCGCAGTTTACAATAAACTGATTCAAGTTGCCGCTTCTAAAATGCACAAGGGTAATGTCATTGAACAATTTGATGAATTTATCGATCCAGGTCACCCTGTTAGTGAATTTACAACACAGTTGACTGGTATTACGGACGACATGGTAAGCGGGTCTAAGCCGTTAGAAGAGGTATTAGTCGCCTTTCAAGCATTTTGCCAGGGCAGTATACTTGTTGCCCATAATGCCACGTTTGATGTGGGCTTTATGAATATCAACTATCAACGCTACGATTTACCTGTCATTACGCAACCCGTCATCGATACCTTAGAATTTGCCCGTAATCTCTATCCAGAAATTAAACGTCATGGCCTAGGTCCGTTGACCAAACGTTTCCAAGTTTCTTTGGAGAATCATCACTTAGCCAATTTCGATGCTGAGGCAACGGGTCGCTTGTTATTCATCTTCCTAAATGATGCCAAAGAAAAATTTAAGATTACGCTACTCAGTGATTTGAATACAAAAGTAGTCGACGAGAACTCTTATAAGCGAGCGCGTGTCAAGCATGCGACCATTTATGCAAAAACACAAGCTGGCTTAAAAAATCTCTTTAAACTGATTTCTTTCTCAAATGTCAACTATTTTGCAGGAGTTCCCAGGATTCCCAAATCAGTCCTTGAGACATATCGTGAAGGCTTGATCATCGGCTCTGCATGTTCCGAAGGGGAAGTATTTGAAGCCGTTACCAATAAATCCTTTGATGATGCCCTTAAAATAGCGGACTATTATGATTTTATTGAAATCATGCCGCCGGCAGTCTATCGACCGCTTATCGCCAAAGAAACGATAAAAGATGAGGTTGAGTTACAACGCATTCTAAAAGATATGATAAAGCTTGCGGATACACTAGGCAAACCAGTACTAGCAACGGGTAACGTCCACTATCTTAACCCAGAAGATGCTGTTTATCGGGAAATTATCGTCCGTTCTATGGGTCCGGGTGCTGTGATTAACCGACCAGTCGGTCGTGGTGAACACGCCATGCCAGCACCACTGCCTGATGTCCATTTTCGGACAACAAATGAAATGCTAGATGCCTTTGCTTTCTTAGGTGAAGCAGTTGCACGGCAGATTGTCATCGAGAATACGCAAAAAATGGCCGCGTCTTTTGATGTCCTAACGCCAGTTCGTGAGGATCTTTATACGCCTTATATTCCTGAATCTGAGGAAAAAATGGCAAAATTAACTTATGAGAAATCACATGCTATTTATGGCAATCCCTTGCCTGATATTGTTGACTTGCGGATTGAAAAAGAACTGAACTCGATTATTGGGAATGGGTTCTCGGTAATCTATCTCATCTCGCAAATACTTGTTGAACGCTCTAATAACCGTGGCTATCTGGTTGGTTCCAGGGGCTCGGTCGGCTCATCTTTTGTCGCGACGATGACAGGGATTACAGAAGTTAACCCACTCCCACCACACTATGTCTGTCCTGACTGCCAGTTTTCTGAGTTCTTTACTGAAGGGCAGTATGGTTCGGGGTTTGATATGCCTGAAAAACAGTGTCCTAACTGTGGGAATAGACTGAAAAAAGACGGCCATGATATTCCTTTTGAAACTTTCCTAGGCTTTAAAGGCGATAAGGTGCCCGATATTGACCTTAACTTTTCTGGCGCAGATCAACCCAGCGCCCATTTAGACGTCCGAGAAATTTTTGGGGCAGATTATGCTTTTCGGGCTGGGACGATTGGTACCGTTGCCGAGAAAACAGCCTTTGGGTTTGTCAAAGGTTATGAGCGGGATTACGGTCATTACTATCGTGGTGCAGAAATTGAGCGCTTGGCTGCAGGTAGCACAGGCGTGAAACGAACAACTGGTCAACATCCCGGGGGGATTATCGTTATCCCTGGCTACATGGATGTCTATGATTTTAGTCCTGTAGCCTTCCCAGCAGAAGATGTTAACGCGGAGTGGCAGACCACTCACTTTGATTTCCATGCCATCCATGATAATATCTTGAAGCTCGATATTCTAGGACATGATGATCCAACTATGATTCGTAAACTGCAAGATTTATCAGGTATGGATGCCTCGACAATTCCGATGGATGATCCAGATGTGATGAAAATCTTTGCAGGTACGGAAGTCCTTGGTGTCACACCCGAACAAATTTTCTCAAAAACGGGGACACTTGGTGTTCCTGAGATGGGGACAACCTTTGTTCGTGGTATGTTAGAAGAGACGAAACCGAGCACCTTTGCAGAGCTATTACAAATTTCGGGTCTCTCACATGGGACCGACGTTTGGTTGGGCAATGCACAAGAGTTAATCAAACAAGGGATTGCCAACCTCGCCAAGGTAATCGGCTGTCGTGATGACATCATGGTCTACTTGATTCATGCAGGATTGGATGAATCGATGGCATTCACGATTATGGAACGCGTTCGAAAAGGGATGTGGAACAAGATGGGTGATGAAGAGCGAGATACCTATATCGCTGCTATGCGAGAGAACAATGTTCCTGAATGGTACATTGACTCCTGTAGTAAGATAAAATATATGTTCCCTAAAGCCCATGCGGCAGCTTATATCATGATGGCCCTACGTGTTGCCTACTTTAAAGTTCACATGCCCATCTATTATTATTGTGCCTGGTTTTCTATCCGTGCCAATGCTTTTGACCTAAAAGTCATGGGGGATGGCTTACCTGCTGTTAAATCCAAGATGGCAGAGATTAGAGGGAAAGGATTTGAAGCAAGTAATGTCGAAAATGCCCTTTTTGGCACCTTAGAGTTATGTAACGAAATGCTAGAACGTGGCTTTAAATTTGGCAAATTAGATCTCTATCGAAGTGAGGCCAGTGAGTTCATTATCGAAGGAGACACCTTGATTCCGCCTTTTTCTGCGATGGATGGTCTAGGTGGCAACGTCGCCAGACAGCTTGTTAAGGCGCGTGAAGACGGTGAGTTTCTCAGCAAAACAGAACTTAGAAAACGCGCAGGGGTTTCTCAAACTCTAGTCGATAAGATGGATGAGATGGGCATTCTAGGAAATATGCCAGAAGATAACCAATTAAGTTTATTTGATGATCTATTTTAA
- a CDS encoding helix-turn-helix domain-containing protein, which produces MKNITFAERLKEARKSAKLSQDALAKKIGRTKSTISRWESGERNPKMFEMVELENALGVSAENLMYGTSEIKTTTISEINRVSSKLSDPRQVKVLNFSEKQLEQQQGKVDETAIYKIQNIKKFDDSDFINVPVLGNIAAGAPIYAEENFDGYRPVSDKYGDMGDIFWLQACGDSMVSLIYNQDYVLIEKTPFVENGEIAAVLFTDENSATLKRVYKEKNQLRLIAENEEYDDIIANGNNPAIILGRAIKVERDI; this is translated from the coding sequence ATGAAAAATATAACATTTGCCGAAAGGTTAAAAGAAGCAAGAAAAAGCGCTAAACTATCACAAGATGCGTTAGCCAAAAAAATAGGAAGAACTAAGTCTACTATATCAAGATGGGAAAGCGGCGAACGAAATCCTAAAATGTTTGAAATGGTAGAATTAGAGAATGCTTTAGGTGTATCTGCTGAAAATTTAATGTATGGAACTTCTGAAATAAAAACCACTACTATATCTGAAATTAACCGAGTAAGTTCAAAACTATCTGATCCTAGACAAGTTAAAGTCCTGAACTTTTCAGAAAAGCAACTTGAACAGCAACAAGGAAAAGTTGATGAAACAGCCATCTATAAAATACAGAATATCAAGAAATTTGATGACTCTGACTTTATAAATGTACCCGTTCTTGGTAATATTGCCGCAGGTGCTCCAATTTACGCAGAGGAAAACTTTGACGGATATCGACCAGTATCTGATAAATATGGAGATATGGGAGACATTTTCTGGTTACAAGCATGTGGCGATTCTATGGTCAGTCTGATATATAATCAAGATTACGTATTAATAGAGAAAACACCGTTTGTTGAAAATGGAGAAATTGCTGCGGTACTATTCACTGATGAAAACTCTGCAACTCTAAAACGAGTATATAAAGAAAAAAATCAACTACGTCTCATTGCTGAAAATGAAGAGTATGATGATATCATTGCAAATGGCAATAACCCAGCTATTATTCTAGGTCGTGCTATTAAAGTTGAACGAGATATTTAA
- a CDS encoding SHOCT domain-containing protein translates to MGFLDKVNSSFNDGIERRKQAKSDKRDYLAKNDILLKDFSKTGKAGAFGFNDAQQIIVLKQTPLSRAYAVRYASILSVRIDEQVQEVTTSNKKSKEKEKRKNVLGRSIVGTILMPGVGTVIGAATAKKVKSGNEDSTSTTSQNIIRKIIITREDPFMNTFDLPFSDSLFNKIQSILNNKIQDSKSDIFDSETMDKLLKLKTLLDEGILTKEEYESKKKLFLN, encoded by the coding sequence ATGGGATTTCTAGATAAAGTAAATAGTAGTTTCAATGATGGTATTGAAAGAAGAAAGCAAGCTAAAAGCGACAAGAGAGACTATCTCGCTAAAAATGATATATTATTAAAAGATTTTTCAAAAACAGGTAAAGCAGGTGCTTTTGGGTTTAATGACGCTCAACAAATTATTGTCCTAAAGCAAACCCCACTATCCAGAGCTTACGCTGTACGTTATGCCTCTATCTTATCGGTTAGAATAGACGAGCAAGTTCAAGAAGTGACAACTAGTAACAAAAAATCAAAAGAAAAAGAAAAAAGAAAAAACGTTTTAGGTCGTTCTATAGTAGGAACTATATTAATGCCTGGAGTTGGTACTGTAATAGGGGCTGCTACTGCAAAGAAAGTTAAGAGCGGCAATGAAGATTCTACTTCGACAACTTCTCAGAATATCATAAGAAAAATTATTATTACTAGAGAAGATCCGTTCATGAACACTTTCGATTTACCTTTCAGCGACTCTCTATTTAACAAAATCCAATCAATATTAAATAATAAAATTCAAGATTCAAAAAGCGACATATTTGATTCTGAAACAATGGACAAGCTGTTAAAGCTTAAAACACTGCTTGATGAAGGTATTTTGACCAAAGAAGAATACGAATCAAAGAAAAAACTTTTTTTAAACTGA